A stretch of Plutella xylostella chromosome 10, ilPluXylo3.1, whole genome shotgun sequence DNA encodes these proteins:
- the LOC105380882 gene encoding protein outspread isoform X4, which yields MPDTVPQASIDMTQVLEVSEADGVTGHAHSLAVTGPERVTFVKGTCREEARWWADVLSVYPRSKGRHKRNATFPGGQTASLLSSSTARKYSADACTLRDAADGPRRYGTTTWPGPRVQPPQPEIPTLSAPPPIDTKVYTDQPVSSASPPTRDKINGEEKARSRRRDTWAEPSTPSNDDASVRSPLLQQQHQQYDEQLRDIAASLTRPRSRRALPPALERPTRLPPPDRLPPRGTPDGGVPPEEGSSSSASEGSEPADIAENQEPNEGGRVELPAERLLHARAGWLQRRGPGGWSRHWFVLRGAALLYFRDPHAEHRGLMDGVIDLSGVARVVELPTSASTNGYAFETETWDGKHIVLSAVTAGIRANWVSAIRRTAGLPDTAPLSLILREDNIDQASESSTSPVTPVTPITSRSAPFSSDEEYRTASEGGRRDSADWGDVAPQPPPSPILSRTPISKVKEKVRARGCHQIPPRSDTPKGDKDEIDATKEKERPTEDVDENEKQSEPRKRSYISTIDKQYIEIEDLRKQLQQALTEVTAAESELARLRKLKSEAALREKKMEELVITLQKKEEELSLRTKEAENIDAIKQMYNQDKTLWENKLTETQNFLKESTEHCEHLTRQLTTAQETVKQLQRELNELNDKLMKSVQENDNLYSRIRELESRIVAESPSKEKRKSIGSLSDLSNLNNDLEFESLDKDQLIEEYCELRNRFLMAIQEIKCMKKELRESNNMYDELEVTNLKLRNEMKLREQCSRSEIDLMAARILDLTQKLTASDKQVRTLKHKIQKTESREKRRSLSLKGRESFSLGKEVEEKLTELESKISMLEAGDPAPTINAPSSKSSSPAKEKVTKSDSTSEEKRMKRLAARLRRKSLDSATSAEPMKMLVRLTSLETKVASALGQRRDLAASCEALAPAPAAPAPPAPAPCGTAAQRHLLDRLQSLEAVVIHSREKVNECLCQMSAVRAAKSRRSPSPLDKKYSLKSMEKCLADVSRRLQECFDKCVVEGEGEGGGGDSGSGGEGEGGADDAVTQVVEQLEAQLRGKLLDVSRRKAALLDAGELTPRRELELLAEKLAYEAVLVARIQEALDSSSGSRFFASLIKSEIQETSQLIDNLHCKINGECGRAGATSRSSLEHLARILARKIDVGGGAAGAGEARAGGLALRAGELDALRAAQRAAAAAVERFKTDTLGELAAALAGEAPPRAVPAECGARVRQAWAAARDALGAELVRAEVARALARAAALGERSLDAARRARLTLTAQARADLELWWRAAHDHLRCELEAAARDAAARVPPAAPGPAPAPARPSRELLQRLADVLAHKALVDARVAVLEGSYRAAPAPPGPPAPADALSSLDSDPAAEAEFVYLFQHFSTECRALFSSDCSGNSEDSMKMGAGLARAEAAVAALERALHARAGAPEPGPGGAAPGAGSIFDRVEALRARVEALLPLAPCAACRQLQEQLERLQGERARGESAAAQQAAALAAARRARAQLTAQHERERAQLRDRARRLERRLAALDSEYSAQLDSLRAAYQAHCPQSAAPDAHGDGLRARYQQEIEQLRGLCEKGLLAMESSHRRIVREMEEKHRAEREQLRLDKEQALAEETRATLAALDAMRKAHESEVRREVDKFKAEFLSRGASAPDLSQLSTRHQQEMEEIKREILSLSEKYSIKCVESAALEERLQGATTQLAHAQHRIMQLDCRNKQLRAHLISEANDMKSCEPSTLSQLIEENGPHGRAEAPLWQHLRQLAAAWQRDENVEGEVPLESPIGGPEAGARQHPVCQDGNHQKPAVVPRTELKQSRATLDVTRRCSLVGMVAERKKLFEL from the exons GGTCGACACAAACGAAACGCGACGTTCCCCGGAGGTCAGACTGCCAGTTTGCTATCATCTTCTACCGCCAGAA AGTACTCAGCGGACGCGTGCACGCTCCGCGACGCGGCGGACGGCCCGCGGCGCTACGGCACCACCACGTGGCCCGGCCCGCGCGTGCAGCCGCCGCAGCCCGAGATCCCCACGCtgtccgcgccgccgcccatcGATACTAAAG tGTACACGGACCAGCCGGTGTCGTCCGCGTCGCCGCCGACCCGCGACAAGATCAACGGCGAGGAGAAGGCGCGCTCGCGGCGCCGCGACACCTGGGCCGAGCCCTCCACGCCCTCCAACGACGATG CAAGCGTCCGCTCCCCGCTGCTGCAGCAGCAGCACCAGCAGTACGACGAGCAGCTGCGCGACATCGCGGCGTCGCTCACCCGGCCCCGGTCGCGCCGCGCGCTGCCGCCCGCCCTCGAGCGGCCCACGAGGCTGCCGCCGCCTGATCGACTACCG CCCCGCGGCACTCCAGACGGCGGCGTCCCCCCAGAAGAGGGCAGCTCCAGCTCAGCGAGCGAGGGCAGCGAGCCGGCAGACATCGCGGAGAACCAAGAACCTAACGAAGGGGGCCGAGTGGAGCTCCCAGCGGAGCGCCTGCTGCACGCGCGCGCCGGCTGGCTGCAGCGCCGCGGCCCCGGCGGCTGGTCGCGCCACTGGTTCGTGCTACGCGGCGCCGCGCTGCTCTACTTCAGGGACCCCCACGCTGAGCACAGGGGCCTGATGGACGGAGTCATCGATCTGAGCGGAGTGGCCAGAGTGGTGGAGTTGCCTACGTCAGCGTCGACCAATGGATATGCTTTTGAGACTGAG ACTTGGGATGGTAAACACATAGTTCTGTCTGCGGTGACGGCAGGCATCCGGGCGAACTGGGTGTCGGCTATCAGAAGAACGGCGGGTCTACCGGACACGGCGCCACTGTCGCTCATACTGCGGGAAGACAACATAGACCAGGCATCAGAGTCATCCACCTCGCCCGTCACACCAGTCACGCCCATCACGAGTCGATCTGCGCCCTTCTCTTCGGACGAGGAATACAGGACGGCGTCGGAGGGCGGGCGGCGAGACAGCGCGGACTGGGGCGACGTggcgccgcagccgccgcccTCGCCCATCCTCAGTCGAACACCCATATCCAAAGTAAAGGAAAAAGTCCGGGCCAGAGGCTGCCACCAAATACCCCCGCGAAGTGATACGCCGAAAGGTGACAAAGACGAAATTGACGCAACCAAAGAAAAAGAACGTCCCACTGAGGACGTCGACGAAAACGAGAAACAAAGCGAGCCGCGCAAGCGCAGCTACATATCGACTATCGACAAACAGTACATCGAAATTGAAGATCTGAGAAAGCAGTTGCAACAAGCCCTGACTGAAGTGACTGCTGCTGAATCTGAGCTAGCTCGACTAAGAAAACTCAAATCCGAAGCCGCATTACGAGAAAAGAAAATGGAGGAGTTAGTCATAACGTTACAGAAGAAGGAAGAAGAACTGTCGCTGAGGACGAAAGAAGCTGAGAACATAGATGCGATAAAGCAAATGTACAACCAGGACAAGACGCTATGGGAGAACAAGCTGACTGAAACGCAAAACTTCCTGAAAGAGTCGACGGAGCATTGCGAGCATCTGACGAGACAGCTGACGACCGCGCAGGAGACCGTCAAGCAACTGCAGCGAGAGCTCAACGAACTCAACGACAAACTGATGAAGAGCGTGCAAGAAAACGACAACTTGTACTCTAGAATCCGAGAGCTCGAAAGTCGAATCGTCGCCGAATCTCCATCGAAGGAAAAGAGAAAAAGCATCGGCTCTCTCAGTGACCTCAGTAATTTGAACAACGACCTGGAGTTTGAATCTTTAGATAAAGATCAACTGATCGAAGAATATTGCGAACTCAGAAATAGATTCCTAATGGCTATTcaagaaataaaatgtatgaaaaaggAACTACGGGAATCAAATAACATGTACGATGAACTAGAAGTTACGAATTTGAAGTTAAGAAATGAAATGAAGCTGAGAGAGCAATGCAGCAGGTCGGAGATCGATCTGATGGCGGCGCGCATTCTAGACCTTACACAGAAACTGACGGCTTCGGACAAACAAGTCAGAAcgttaaaacataaaattcaaAAGACGGAGTCACGGGAAAAGCGCCGCAGTTTGTCATTGAAGGGACGAGAGTCGTTCTCACTCGGCAAAGAAGTGGAGGAGAAGCTCACCGAACTAGAAAGCAAAATATCGATGCTAGAAGCTGGAGATCCCGCCCCCACTATCAACGCTCCGTCGTCCAAGAGTTCGTCGCCTGCCAAAGAAAAAGTAACCAAATCAGACAGCACGTCGGAGGAGAAGCGCATGAAGCGGCTGGCGGCGCGGCTGCGGAGGAAGTCGCTGGACAGCGCCACCAGCGCCGAGCCCATGAAGATGCTGGTGCGGCTCACGTCGCTCGAGACCAAGGTGGCCTCCGCGCTCGGGCAGCGGCGCGACCTGGCCGCGTCCTGCGAGGCGCtggcccccgcccccgccgcccccgcgccccccgcccccgcgccctgCGGCACCGCGGCGCAGCGACACCTGCTGGACCGCCTGCAGAGCCTCGAGGCCGTGGTCATCCACTCGCGCGAGAAGGTCAACGAGTGCCTCTGCCAGATGTCGGCCGTGCGCGCCGCCAAGTCGCGCCGCTCGCCCTCGCCGCTCGACAAGAAGTACAGCCTCAAGTCCATGGAGAAGTGTCTCGCGGACGTCAGCCGGCGCCTGCAGGAGTGCTTCGACAAGTGCGTGGTGGAGGGCGAGGGCgagggcgggggcggggaCTCGGGCTCGGGCGGGGAGGGCGAGGGCGGGGCGGACGACGCCGTGACGCAGGTGGTGGAGCAGCTGGAGGCGCAGCTGCGCGGCAAGCTGCTGGACGTGTCGCGCCGCAAGGCCGCGCTGCTGGACGCGGGCGAGCTGACCCCGCGCCGCGAGCTGGAGTTGCTGGCCGAGAAGCTGGCCTACGAGGCCGTGCTGGTGGCGCGCATCCAGGAGGCCCTCGACTCCTCCAGCGGGAGCAGGTTCTTCGCGAGTTTAATAAAGTCTGAAATACAAGAAACTAGTCAACTAATCGATAACCTACACTGTAAGATAAACGGCGAGTGCGGGCGAGCGGGCGCGACGTCGCGCAGCTCGCTGGAGCACCTGGCGCGCATCCTGGCGCGCAAGATAGACGtggggggcggcgcggcgggcgcgggggaggCGCGCGCGGGGGGGCTGGCGCTGCGCGCGGGCGAGCTGGACGCGCTGCGGGCCGCCCAgcgcgccgctgccgccgccgtgGAGCGGTTCAAGACGGACACGCTGGGCgagctggcggcggcgctggcgggcGAGGCGCCCCCGCGGGCGGTGCCGGCTGAGTGCGGCGCGCGCGTGCGCCAGGCGTGGGCCGCGGCGCGCGACGCGCTGGGCGCCGAGCTGGTGCGCGCCGAGGTGgcccgcgcgctggcccgcgccgccgcgctggGCGAGCGCTCGCTGgacgccgcgcgccgcgcccgcctcaCGCTCACGGCGCAGGCCCGCGCCGACCTGGAGCTGTGGTGGCGCGCGGCGCACGACCACCTGCGCTGCGAGctggaggcggcggcgcgcgacgcggcggcgcgcgtgccccccgccgcgcccggccccgcgcccgcccccgcgcggcCCTCGCGCGAGCTGCTGCAGCGGCTGGCGGACGTGCTGGCGCACAAGGCGCTGGTGGACGCGCGCGTGGCCGTGCTGGAGGGCTCGtaccgcgccgcccccgcgccccccggcccgcccgcgcccgccgacGCGCTGTCCTCGCTGGACTCCGACCCGGCCGCCGAGGCCGAGTTCGTCTACTTGTTCCAGCACTTCTCGACCGAGTGCCGCGCGCTCTTCTCCAGTGACTGTTCCGGTAACAGTGAAGACTCGATGAAGATGGGCGCGGGGCTGGCGCGCGCGgaggcggcggtggcggcgctaGAGCGCGCGCTGCACGCCCGCGCCGGCGCGCCCGAGCCCGGGCCGGGGGGAGCGGCGCCCGGCGCTGGCAGCATCTTCGACCGCGTCGAAGCGCTGCGGGCGCGGGTGGAGGCGCTGCTGCCGCTGGCGCCGTGCGCTGCGTGCCGGCAGCTGCAGGAGCAGCTGGAGCGGCTGCAGGGCGAGCGCGCGCGCGGGgagtcggcggcggcgcagcaggcggcggcgctggcggcggcgcggcgggcgcgcgcgcagcTCACGGCGCAGCACGAGCGCGAGCGCGCGCAGCTGCGGGaccgcgcgcgccgcctggAGCGCCGCCTCGCCGCGCTCGACTCCGAGTACTCCGCGCAACTCGATAGCTTGCGAGCTGCTTATCAG GCGCACTGCCCGCAGAGCGCGGCCCCCGACGCGCACGGCGACGGGCTGCGCGCGCGGTACCAGCAGGAGATCGAGCAGCTGCGCGGGCTGTGCGAGAAGGGGCTGCTGGCCATGGAGTCCTCGCATCGCAGGATCGTGCGGGAGATGGAGGAGAAGCATCGGGCTGAGCGGGAGCAGTTGAG GCTAGACAAAGAGCAAGCGCTCGCAGAAGAGACGCGCGCAACACTCGCAGCCCTAGATGCTATGCGGAAGGCGCATGAGAGTGAAGTGAGGAGGGAAGTGGACAAGTTCAAGGCAGAGTTCCTTAGCCGAGGCGCTTCAGCCCCCGACCTGAGCCAGCTCAGTACTAGGCACCA ACAAGAGATGGAAGAGATAAAGCGCGAGATCCTGTCCCTCTCCGAGAAGTATTCCATCAAGTGCGTCGAGTCAGCTGCTTTAGAAGAACGACTCCAGGGAGCCACCACGCAGCTGGCGCACGCACAGCATCGCATCATGCAGCTCGACTGCAG GAACAAGCAACTGAGAGCGCACCTCATATCGGAGGCTAACGACATGAAGAGCTGCGAGCCGTCCACCCTGTCGCAGCTTATCGAAGAGAACGGACCG CATGGGCGGGCGGAGGCGCCGCTGTGGCAGCATCTGAGGCagctggcggcggcgtggcAGCGAGACGAAAATGTTGAAG GCGAAGTCCCGCTCGAGTCCCCTATTGGAGGCCCCGAGGCCGGCGCGCGCCAACATCCAGTATGCCAAGACGGAAACCACCAGAAACCTGCAGTTGTCCCCCGTACAG aattaaAACAATCGCGAGCAACGTTGGACGTGACGCGGCGCTGTTCCCTCGTGGGGATGGTGGCCGAGAGGAAGAAACTGTTCGAGCTATGA
- the LOC105380882 gene encoding protein outspread isoform X3, with amino-acid sequence MSGRSDCRKFAPNIFNKSKCTNCFRQKEEHSAEALESNRASRKISKCGYLFVAPGWDFSNPLYRTKRWQRRWFVLYDDGELTYSLDEHPDTVPQASIDMTQVLEVSEADGVTGHAHSLAVTGPERVTFVKGTCREEARWWADVLSVYPRSKGRHKRNATFPGGQTASLLSSSTARKYSADACTLRDAADGPRRYGTTTWPGPRVQPPQPEIPTLSAPPPIDTKVYTDQPVSSASPPTRDKINGEEKARSRRRDTWAEPSTPSNDDASVRSPLLQQQHQQYDEQLRDIAASLTRPRSRRALPPALERPTRLPPPDRLPPRGTPDGGVPPEEGSSSSASEGSEPADIAENQEPNEGGRVELPAERLLHARAGWLQRRGPGGWSRHWFVLRGAALLYFRDPHAEHRGLMDGVIDLSGVARVVELPTSASTNGYAFETETWDGKHIVLSAVTAGIRANWVSAIRRTAGLPDTAPLSLILREDNIDQASESSTSPVTPVTPITSRSAPFSSDEEYRTASEGGRRDSADWGDVAPQPPPSPILSRTPISKVKEKVRARGCHQIPPRSDTPKGDKDEIDATKEKERPTEDVDENEKQSEPRKRSYISTIDKQYIEIEDLRKQLQQALTEVTAAESELARLRKLKSEAALREKKMEELVITLQKKEEELSLRTKEAENIDAIKQMYNQDKTLWENKLTETQNFLKESTEHCEHLTRQLTTAQETVKQLQRELNELNDKLMKSVQENDNLYSRIRELESRIVAESPSKEKRKSIGSLSDLSNLNNDLEFESLDKDQLIEEYCELRNRFLMAIQEIKCMKKELRESNNMYDELEVTNLKLRNEMKLREQCSRSEIDLMAARILDLTQKLTASDKQVRTLKHKIQKTESREKRRSLSLKGRESFSLGKEVEEKLTELESKISMLEAGDPAPTINAPSSKSSSPAKEKVTKSDSTSEEKRMKRLAARLRRKSLDSATSAEPMKMLVRLTSLETKVASALGQRRDLAASCEALAPAPAAPAPPAPAPCGTAAQRHLLDRLQSLEAVVIHSREKVNECLCQMSAVRAAKSRRSPSPLDKKYSLKSMEKCLADVSRRLQECFDKCVVEGEGEGGGGDSGSGGEGEGGADDAVTQVVEQLEAQLRGKLLDVSRRKAALLDAGELTPRRELELLAEKLAYEAVLVARIQEALDSSSGSRFFASLIKSEIQETSQLIDNLHCKINGECGRAGATSRSSLEHLARILARKIDVGGGAAGAGEARAGGLALRAGELDALRAAQRAAAAAVERFKTDTLGELAAALAGEAPPRAVPAECGARVRQAWAAARDALGAELVRAEVARALARAAALGERSLDAARRARLTLTAQARADLELWWRAAHDHLRCELEAAARDAAARVPPAAPGPAPAPARPSRELLQRLADVLAHKALVDARVAVLEGSYRAAPAPPGPPAPADALSSLDSDPAAEAEFVYLFQHFSTECRALFSSDCSGNSEDSMKMGAGLARAEAAVAALERALHARAGAPEPGPGGAAPGAGSIFDRVEALRARVEALLPLAPCAACRQLQEQLERLQGERARGESAAAQQAAALAAARRARAQLTAQHERERAQLRDRARRLERRLAALDSEYSAQLDSLRAAYQAHCPQSAAPDAHGDGLRARYQQEIEQLRGLCEKGLLAMESSHRRIVREMEEKHRAEREQLRLDKEQALAEETRATLAALDAMRKAHESEVRREVDKFKAEFLSRGASAPDLSQLSTRHQQEMEEIKREILSLSEKYSIKCVESAALEERLQGATTQLAHAQHRIMQLDCRNKQLRAHLISEANDMKSCEPSTLSQLIEENGPAKSRSSPLLEAPRPARANIQYAKTETTRNLQLSPVQN; translated from the exons GGTCGACACAAACGAAACGCGACGTTCCCCGGAGGTCAGACTGCCAGTTTGCTATCATCTTCTACCGCCAGAA AGTACTCAGCGGACGCGTGCACGCTCCGCGACGCGGCGGACGGCCCGCGGCGCTACGGCACCACCACGTGGCCCGGCCCGCGCGTGCAGCCGCCGCAGCCCGAGATCCCCACGCtgtccgcgccgccgcccatcGATACTAAAG tGTACACGGACCAGCCGGTGTCGTCCGCGTCGCCGCCGACCCGCGACAAGATCAACGGCGAGGAGAAGGCGCGCTCGCGGCGCCGCGACACCTGGGCCGAGCCCTCCACGCCCTCCAACGACGATG CAAGCGTCCGCTCCCCGCTGCTGCAGCAGCAGCACCAGCAGTACGACGAGCAGCTGCGCGACATCGCGGCGTCGCTCACCCGGCCCCGGTCGCGCCGCGCGCTGCCGCCCGCCCTCGAGCGGCCCACGAGGCTGCCGCCGCCTGATCGACTACCG CCCCGCGGCACTCCAGACGGCGGCGTCCCCCCAGAAGAGGGCAGCTCCAGCTCAGCGAGCGAGGGCAGCGAGCCGGCAGACATCGCGGAGAACCAAGAACCTAACGAAGGGGGCCGAGTGGAGCTCCCAGCGGAGCGCCTGCTGCACGCGCGCGCCGGCTGGCTGCAGCGCCGCGGCCCCGGCGGCTGGTCGCGCCACTGGTTCGTGCTACGCGGCGCCGCGCTGCTCTACTTCAGGGACCCCCACGCTGAGCACAGGGGCCTGATGGACGGAGTCATCGATCTGAGCGGAGTGGCCAGAGTGGTGGAGTTGCCTACGTCAGCGTCGACCAATGGATATGCTTTTGAGACTGAG ACTTGGGATGGTAAACACATAGTTCTGTCTGCGGTGACGGCAGGCATCCGGGCGAACTGGGTGTCGGCTATCAGAAGAACGGCGGGTCTACCGGACACGGCGCCACTGTCGCTCATACTGCGGGAAGACAACATAGACCAGGCATCAGAGTCATCCACCTCGCCCGTCACACCAGTCACGCCCATCACGAGTCGATCTGCGCCCTTCTCTTCGGACGAGGAATACAGGACGGCGTCGGAGGGCGGGCGGCGAGACAGCGCGGACTGGGGCGACGTggcgccgcagccgccgcccTCGCCCATCCTCAGTCGAACACCCATATCCAAAGTAAAGGAAAAAGTCCGGGCCAGAGGCTGCCACCAAATACCCCCGCGAAGTGATACGCCGAAAGGTGACAAAGACGAAATTGACGCAACCAAAGAAAAAGAACGTCCCACTGAGGACGTCGACGAAAACGAGAAACAAAGCGAGCCGCGCAAGCGCAGCTACATATCGACTATCGACAAACAGTACATCGAAATTGAAGATCTGAGAAAGCAGTTGCAACAAGCCCTGACTGAAGTGACTGCTGCTGAATCTGAGCTAGCTCGACTAAGAAAACTCAAATCCGAAGCCGCATTACGAGAAAAGAAAATGGAGGAGTTAGTCATAACGTTACAGAAGAAGGAAGAAGAACTGTCGCTGAGGACGAAAGAAGCTGAGAACATAGATGCGATAAAGCAAATGTACAACCAGGACAAGACGCTATGGGAGAACAAGCTGACTGAAACGCAAAACTTCCTGAAAGAGTCGACGGAGCATTGCGAGCATCTGACGAGACAGCTGACGACCGCGCAGGAGACCGTCAAGCAACTGCAGCGAGAGCTCAACGAACTCAACGACAAACTGATGAAGAGCGTGCAAGAAAACGACAACTTGTACTCTAGAATCCGAGAGCTCGAAAGTCGAATCGTCGCCGAATCTCCATCGAAGGAAAAGAGAAAAAGCATCGGCTCTCTCAGTGACCTCAGTAATTTGAACAACGACCTGGAGTTTGAATCTTTAGATAAAGATCAACTGATCGAAGAATATTGCGAACTCAGAAATAGATTCCTAATGGCTATTcaagaaataaaatgtatgaaaaaggAACTACGGGAATCAAATAACATGTACGATGAACTAGAAGTTACGAATTTGAAGTTAAGAAATGAAATGAAGCTGAGAGAGCAATGCAGCAGGTCGGAGATCGATCTGATGGCGGCGCGCATTCTAGACCTTACACAGAAACTGACGGCTTCGGACAAACAAGTCAGAAcgttaaaacataaaattcaaAAGACGGAGTCACGGGAAAAGCGCCGCAGTTTGTCATTGAAGGGACGAGAGTCGTTCTCACTCGGCAAAGAAGTGGAGGAGAAGCTCACCGAACTAGAAAGCAAAATATCGATGCTAGAAGCTGGAGATCCCGCCCCCACTATCAACGCTCCGTCGTCCAAGAGTTCGTCGCCTGCCAAAGAAAAAGTAACCAAATCAGACAGCACGTCGGAGGAGAAGCGCATGAAGCGGCTGGCGGCGCGGCTGCGGAGGAAGTCGCTGGACAGCGCCACCAGCGCCGAGCCCATGAAGATGCTGGTGCGGCTCACGTCGCTCGAGACCAAGGTGGCCTCCGCGCTCGGGCAGCGGCGCGACCTGGCCGCGTCCTGCGAGGCGCtggcccccgcccccgccgcccccgcgccccccgcccccgcgccctgCGGCACCGCGGCGCAGCGACACCTGCTGGACCGCCTGCAGAGCCTCGAGGCCGTGGTCATCCACTCGCGCGAGAAGGTCAACGAGTGCCTCTGCCAGATGTCGGCCGTGCGCGCCGCCAAGTCGCGCCGCTCGCCCTCGCCGCTCGACAAGAAGTACAGCCTCAAGTCCATGGAGAAGTGTCTCGCGGACGTCAGCCGGCGCCTGCAGGAGTGCTTCGACAAGTGCGTGGTGGAGGGCGAGGGCgagggcgggggcggggaCTCGGGCTCGGGCGGGGAGGGCGAGGGCGGGGCGGACGACGCCGTGACGCAGGTGGTGGAGCAGCTGGAGGCGCAGCTGCGCGGCAAGCTGCTGGACGTGTCGCGCCGCAAGGCCGCGCTGCTGGACGCGGGCGAGCTGACCCCGCGCCGCGAGCTGGAGTTGCTGGCCGAGAAGCTGGCCTACGAGGCCGTGCTGGTGGCGCGCATCCAGGAGGCCCTCGACTCCTCCAGCGGGAGCAGGTTCTTCGCGAGTTTAATAAAGTCTGAAATACAAGAAACTAGTCAACTAATCGATAACCTACACTGTAAGATAAACGGCGAGTGCGGGCGAGCGGGCGCGACGTCGCGCAGCTCGCTGGAGCACCTGGCGCGCATCCTGGCGCGCAAGATAGACGtggggggcggcgcggcgggcgcgggggaggCGCGCGCGGGGGGGCTGGCGCTGCGCGCGGGCGAGCTGGACGCGCTGCGGGCCGCCCAgcgcgccgctgccgccgccgtgGAGCGGTTCAAGACGGACACGCTGGGCgagctggcggcggcgctggcgggcGAGGCGCCCCCGCGGGCGGTGCCGGCTGAGTGCGGCGCGCGCGTGCGCCAGGCGTGGGCCGCGGCGCGCGACGCGCTGGGCGCCGAGCTGGTGCGCGCCGAGGTGgcccgcgcgctggcccgcgccgccgcgctggGCGAGCGCTCGCTGgacgccgcgcgccgcgcccgcctcaCGCTCACGGCGCAGGCCCGCGCCGACCTGGAGCTGTGGTGGCGCGCGGCGCACGACCACCTGCGCTGCGAGctggaggcggcggcgcgcgacgcggcggcgcgcgtgccccccgccgcgcccggccccgcgcccgcccccgcgcggcCCTCGCGCGAGCTGCTGCAGCGGCTGGCGGACGTGCTGGCGCACAAGGCGCTGGTGGACGCGCGCGTGGCCGTGCTGGAGGGCTCGtaccgcgccgcccccgcgccccccggcccgcccgcgcccgccgacGCGCTGTCCTCGCTGGACTCCGACCCGGCCGCCGAGGCCGAGTTCGTCTACTTGTTCCAGCACTTCTCGACCGAGTGCCGCGCGCTCTTCTCCAGTGACTGTTCCGGTAACAGTGAAGACTCGATGAAGATGGGCGCGGGGCTGGCGCGCGCGgaggcggcggtggcggcgctaGAGCGCGCGCTGCACGCCCGCGCCGGCGCGCCCGAGCCCGGGCCGGGGGGAGCGGCGCCCGGCGCTGGCAGCATCTTCGACCGCGTCGAAGCGCTGCGGGCGCGGGTGGAGGCGCTGCTGCCGCTGGCGCCGTGCGCTGCGTGCCGGCAGCTGCAGGAGCAGCTGGAGCGGCTGCAGGGCGAGCGCGCGCGCGGGgagtcggcggcggcgcagcaggcggcggcgctggcggcggcgcggcgggcgcgcgcgcagcTCACGGCGCAGCACGAGCGCGAGCGCGCGCAGCTGCGGGaccgcgcgcgccgcctggAGCGCCGCCTCGCCGCGCTCGACTCCGAGTACTCCGCGCAACTCGATAGCTTGCGAGCTGCTTATCAG GCGCACTGCCCGCAGAGCGCGGCCCCCGACGCGCACGGCGACGGGCTGCGCGCGCGGTACCAGCAGGAGATCGAGCAGCTGCGCGGGCTGTGCGAGAAGGGGCTGCTGGCCATGGAGTCCTCGCATCGCAGGATCGTGCGGGAGATGGAGGAGAAGCATCGGGCTGAGCGGGAGCAGTTGAG GCTAGACAAAGAGCAAGCGCTCGCAGAAGAGACGCGCGCAACACTCGCAGCCCTAGATGCTATGCGGAAGGCGCATGAGAGTGAAGTGAGGAGGGAAGTGGACAAGTTCAAGGCAGAGTTCCTTAGCCGAGGCGCTTCAGCCCCCGACCTGAGCCAGCTCAGTACTAGGCACCA ACAAGAGATGGAAGAGATAAAGCGCGAGATCCTGTCCCTCTCCGAGAAGTATTCCATCAAGTGCGTCGAGTCAGCTGCTTTAGAAGAACGACTCCAGGGAGCCACCACGCAGCTGGCGCACGCACAGCATCGCATCATGCAGCTCGACTGCAG GAACAAGCAACTGAGAGCGCACCTCATATCGGAGGCTAACGACATGAAGAGCTGCGAGCCGTCCACCCTGTCGCAGCTTATCGAAGAGAACGGACCG GCGAAGTCCCGCTCGAGTCCCCTATTGGAGGCCCCGAGGCCGGCGCGCGCCAACATCCAGTATGCCAAGACGGAAACCACCAGAAACCTGCAGTTGTCCCCCGTACAG aattaa